From a single Deltaproteobacteria bacterium genomic region:
- a CDS encoding HPr family phosphocarrier protein: MHRVKRKLEIKNRLGMHARASALFVQTVNQFSSEVKISKDDTVVNGRSIMGVLTLGAAKGSKIRVETRGEDAHEAMLAIEQLVEDKFRESD, from the coding sequence ATGCACCGCGTTAAGAGGAAGCTCGAAATCAAAAACCGCCTCGGGATGCACGCGCGCGCCTCGGCGTTGTTCGTGCAGACCGTCAACCAGTTCTCCTCGGAGGTCAAGATCTCCAAGGACGACACCGTCGTCAATGGCCGGAGCATCATGGGCGTCCTGACTCTGGGAGCGGCCAAGGGAAGCAAGATCCGGGTCGAAACCCGCGGTGAGGACGCCCACGAGGCCATGCTCGCCATCGAGCAACTCGTGGAGGACAAGTTTCGCGAAAGCGACTGA